The Erigeron canadensis isolate Cc75 chromosome 1, C_canadensis_v1, whole genome shotgun sequence genome segment ATGATATAACTGTATATATGTGATGTCTTTATAAACAGAATATAACTTCatcatcttaatatatatttaccaaaatattacatattcaataattttagagtaataaacttataatttatcTTCAGATTCGCaataaaaagatcaaaactACATAGATTAGATACAATATAATGTACCAataaatatactatatatatatatatattatacataaccATAgtattaaactataataattataagtttatgactcgtgactcggtccAAGTACACACAGGgactcgtaagagtctggaCAAAAACGAGTCACCTAGCAAGTCGgctcgttttttttttgtgtaaatcAACTCGActagtaaaaatttaaaactatatatgtatacaaataCCTTGTCAAGTTAAATTATGCAATATCTTTAACGTATGTGATACATTCGCACCTGACTAATTTAGTTGTATCACGATCGGTGGAAGACAACGAAATTATCAATAAATAGTTTAACGGTCCTAGCGACTAAAGCTTTTATAATAACTAAACGGATagccgcgcgatgcagcggtgatggtggtagtgACGGCGGTGTGACGACAACGGCAGTGGGTTGGCGCCGATGTGCGGCGGTGGCGGTGTGGTAGTGATTGTAAACTAATTGAAGTAAAAAaggttaatatagttatttaggGGTTGGAGGATTTATGTTGtaagttattttattaagactattattataggtatatatgtaaaaatgtttaatttagtgaataaagaaaatgagtaatatggtcatttcaaagtcttaattatttaaatgagGGAGAGgtaatttgctttatataatagtatagaagtatagatacaGAAGAAAAGTAATGTTTTTGAGATTAATTCACATCATGGGATGAAGCTGAGACAAATTCACTTAAGTAAACATGACAAGACAGAAGATAGTACaacaaaacaataaacaaaatatacgGCTAAGCGATCTATCTGCTTGACTTGTCCGCCGTCGAGCACCCATCCCGCCAGCGgctagattattattataagaattCGGAGGAGTACCAAATAAAGGGGAATCCAAATCGCCCAAAATCTTACCACATATCATCTCTCCAACCATCCCAATTATCGGACTATGAACCACCACACTATCAATATTCATATGATCACTACGACCACCAGCTGGCAATACAGCCAACGGTGTTGGTGCAAGTCGTTGATAGCCATCACGTACTGATGTGCCTAGTCGTTGGCGATTCCTCGGGGTAGTTGGCCTTGGTGGGATTAATAAACCGCCTCTTGGAACCTTCTCTTCTATACCATAATTACTTGCGACTAGATTTGGTCCATATAATGGGACCATGGTCTTTTCTGTGATTTCTTCTTTGCAAACCGGGCACCATGTGTTTTGGTTTTCTGGTGACGTTTCTTGACGTTGAATCCACCTGTAAATGCAATGCCAGCAGTACAGGTGGCCGCAAAACGTCACCACCGGATCTTGGACTGTGtctaaacatatattacattCAAAGCTTCCGGGTATACCATCTTTCGATTCACCCTCTTTTTCATTGGATTTATTgtctttttcaaaaatgtttaaATGTGTAGTTTgcatggttaaaaaaaaaatcgaaatttgTTCAGTTTGGTCAAATTTACAAGTGATAAATCAAGGGACCAAATTAAATAGTTGTGAAACTGAAGATCCTAAGCATTGTGTTTTAATACTAGATGTTAGTATGCGGACTAAAAAGAAGTCTTGTCACAtgaaaaaaatactaatatcCGCAAGCATTTCATTTTGTATTCAACTAGTATATATTCTAATCCTAGGTGTTGCCCTGAGAAAAATAACGATGCATAAAACGTATATTGTGTATAAGGGCAGCTGTACATACATAACGATGAACGTATATTACTAAAAAAGACCGTACTACACGAACAACAAAAATAGATGTAAGAAACAATTTAAATATTAGTTGTATCCAAAACACTACACGACATTCTGGTCAGATTACCCGGTTGTTAAAATCAATTTATAAAAGGAGatataaagaaaaagacttaaatttcaaggaaaaaaaacatttttttaaattaattttgttgtcaTAATAACATATACTGTAATGTAATAATAACCACATATGTCAACAATTTGTAAGATGTAAAAAAAGAGCAATAATTCACATAATTTATTCTCTAGTTCTTAATCTTTCCTCtttattttaagtgtatagattatgatgataatattaatattaccTAATGAAAATATGGTGTGGTGTTGATGATAGAATGTAAAACTAGAGTTAATACAAAATGCATTaaagaattaaaagaaataaaaagctGGAAAAAAGTCATGGTCAAATTAGTGGTCAAATCTAGAAAACAAAAGGTTTGTTGTACAAAGACTCAAAAAGGTCAATAAGAACTCGATGCGAATATTTATACCCTGGAACTCGACTTGATAAATATTTCGAACTTATTTTTGGACTCTAACTGGGGGGGATTTGATTCCAATGATCTAGTTCGAGCTTGAATAATTCAATAGAAGCACGACTCATTAACAATTACTCTACCCCAGttaaaaccataaaatataTAGTCAAATTAACTTTTCTCATAGGGATGCTACATCATAAATACTTCTATCATTCACAAAAATTTTTAACAAGGTAGTTAAACTATTTCAAACGTGTCACTCATATAACTTTGTTTAATTTATCTCTCATTTGACTTGACTTACAAAGTTTGAATTGCCTCACACGAGTACACGACTGTTTACGGGACAGGGGACTAAAATATTTGAATAGTGTTGCAACTAGCTAGCTTTTGGATGAAGTTCATTTTTAGAAAAACTAGCACGGTATTTACGTAATGCAAAACGATATTTGTGGCGGTGATCGTGTGGTAGTGGgagacgactgttggtggtagattcGACGTTGAGTGgtgtaaataatttatataaagggTTAATAAAGATATAACAACTAACAATATTCAATCATGTTAataacaacatatatacattaatagATACATACTCTCCCAAGAACTAGACATGGTCAagccgtttttttttttttttcttttaagctaGAACCGATTCGACTCAACGTGATGAAGAAATAGTTTTAACCCAATTGGAACCAGTTTTGGTCAACTATTGACCAGTTTTTTCGATTTTTGTTGTCCAAGAACCGAAAGCGAACCGATTTGAAATCGGTAAAAAACTGATTATTGGGCCCGAAAGTGAAATCGGTTCCAAATCGATCGGTTCTTCAAGAACCAGAATCAGTTCCTCAAAAGCGGATCTTTTCGGCTACGGTTCCGGTTATTTGGACCATTTCTTGAGGAACCGATTTTCTTTTTGACATGTCTACCAAAAACATTGGTAGTTGTACAGTCGTATAGATGCTTAATTGGTGCCAAATACAACTTTATAGTACTAATTTTACAATTGGCCAGCTGGAGTTGTAAAGGTTGGAGCGGCCCATATCCTCTAAACTGTTGCAACTAATTTTGGTGGGCCTTCAAGTCCATTTCCTGATTTCCTCAAAACGGTTTTAGTTCTACATGGTAGGTTACTAGGACCTAACTTATGAAACTTTAAGAACTTGTATAcaagaaataaaaatgatttctatcgaaaaataaaataaaatgttgatatggcaattttatttgatgttgcttttaaaaatgttaaattgcCTTCCTAGCTATACCACTACCAAATGCTCTAAATTAAGCTCTTTTAGCTGGCGTTAACAAAGAAAAGATTTCAAAGCTATTGATATACATGAGCAGGGAAGTTCAGCTTAGATCATGCAAAAAAGATTGATGGAATGGAATGCTATATGGTTAACAAAAATTGGAGGTCTTATGTATGGTTAACAAAATTAGATACTTTTGAGAGAAACTTaactgaaaaaataaaataaaaaagatcaaTATATAGTTACACAATTTCAAAGGTATATGCAattccaaagataatgtcacaAACTACTGAACTCATTTACACAATCTATTCATCTTTGAATTAACAAGCAAGAATTGAATGAGGTATTAAATAATAAACACTTGATTAGTAATTTCAAACCATCATAGCTCTAAATTCATCAAAGTTAAGCACACCATCACCATTAAGATCAAACCGATTAATCATACCAACACATTCATCCACACTTATCGACTCACCGAGTCGATTCAACATACGGTTTAAGCTCTTAGGAGTAATGCAATCGGTTCCATCCATTTCGTACATCTGAAAGGCCTTTTTCAAGTCCTCAAGTTTCTCCTCTTCTTTCTGATCACTTTCCATCAACCTTacaaaatcttccaaccccaaTTGCCCATTATTCCCATTTAACAACGATTCCACCACAATCTCCAAGTCTTCAACCAAAATTTCTTCATGGAATATTAACTCGACACGATGTTGTAATTCTCGTGGTGAGACCGTGCCATCCCTGTCTTCATCGAAGCTTTCGAATATGCGTTTGTAGTCGTTTGATGATTTATTCATGACTTTGAACGAGagaaatttgataatttaattaattgcaatactttttgttgttgttgtagtagtagtagtagagATACAAAACTGAATTTTGtgaaaacaaataaatgatGTTATATTGAGAAACGAAGTTAgagttatgtgtatatataggttaCATATTCACGCGTGGGTTGCCAGTAGTTttaaattactcgtattatacaCAAACGAAAGGGAATAGTGAAACTGGCAGGAAGTTTCATAAGATATAATTTCATCACGAAATTTCTAGAAGTAAATGTCATTTATGCCACTGTGATGTTacgttttatttattttcttttatataattttatcatattttGTCTTTAAACGACCAGGATTTCCCCAACGGTTCTTCCATACCAATTTTGCTGGCCGATATTGTTATAGACATATGATTTGGCTTTAGGGGTAATCCGTTCGTTCTCTCGGTTCCTTTCACCGGCACATTTCGGCTCCCTTCTACCATCTTTTCTGgcacaaaacaaaatataatcgGTTCTATGGTACTCGTGTTTGTAAATATTGGGAGCGTATTTTGTGACATTTATTTTCTCGGCTGTAATGCCAAGAAACCTGATTTAAAAAATGGGGTTTTTTATTATGACACTTATATTGTGTTTTTCATGGCTTCTACTGCGCCCAGAAATGATGTCACCGATTTGTCGATACTCCTCAACGTACATCTTATTATTCCAGCGAGATCTGAAACTCCTTTGCAAATTTTTGGCGAACCTTTTTTACCCGTTTGGAGGTTTTCAAGGCTGTCGGCTTTGGGGTTTTTTTCATTGCCTGACCATTTTGTTGACATTTTTCCGGCGAACCCTATCTTGGGTTTCTAGTCAAGAAGTCTACCCTCATAGCCAGAGCTCAGGCAAACCAATgccttttaaaatataaagacaGAAGCGCCTCCAATTGCTCACCAAGAAGAAGTTTTAGCGCGAGAGCAAAGAAATCAGGGTCATTTGCgatcactttttttttgtctaggTGGAAGCTGGCGGCGGGGCTATATTATTGCtactatttttatatgtttttatgttactgtttaataatatttgttgttaaatgttgtcattaattattatgtgaTTAACTTAGTAGTGTTATTATCGTGGTAGCGTTGGTGGAATCTTTATTCTAATTTAGTGTTGTCTTGTTCTATTAAAGCAATAGTGGGCGGAAAACATGATGTTACTGCCGGTAATGATATACTTGAACAATTAGATTTACCGGTTTTACGTTGAATGGGCGATCATGATAACGACGTTTGTAAAAAGGGGACTTGGATGATATGGCGCTTATCTTGGCAGGGTAATCCTTCGGGTTGCAGTCGTGACGTTTCGACTTCTGAATTCTCGACCCTCAGTTTTTGAGCTCAAATTtgtttacaaatatattttctAGCTCATTCAATGTTGTAAAACTCAGCCGGCTCGGCCGGGAACTCGGGATCGGAATCGATGGTTAAACGGGTCGAGTTGGCTAGAATCGGGTGAAAATTCGGTTAACGACTTGACCGCTTGTATAACTCGGTCAAACTCTTCTGGACCGGGTCAAAACTCGGGTCaactttggtaaaaaaaaattagtttttttttaaaaaaataaaaatcctaaatttgtttaagtttatgtTTCTAATGAAtaaagtttgaactttgaataaagtttttaaacaattatgttttaaatttgaagtttatttcatataatttcaaaaactataaaatttctatatataagTCTAATCCGGGGTTTTCCCGATTCCGAtttgagtttttaaaaactcataACTCCCTCCTCGCTGAGAATCATGAGTTCCCAAACCTTTAATTTATTCCGACAAATTTTACAAAATCCGTATTGTTTTTAGTTTTCGGTTTAGATAGTTTGGCAGTACTCTTTGGTTTTTGGCAAGTTCTTGCACTTTTGGTCAAATTTTATTGTACAGACATGACGTATCTTGATTAGATTTAGAATATTTGTTAGATGGATACCTTAAACTGATGCAGACAGTCTTATACCCTTGTTTCTTATGCTTTCAGTTTTCTTTTCAGAGAGCTATATATTCGTAATTCTTATTGTTCATAATTATTCGTAATATTAGTGACAGagttaaaatttgaaattaaagGGAACTATTGGTTAACTAGGAAAGCCTGATTGATGCAAATTAGGTACTTCATTGACACAAATTGACGCATA includes the following:
- the LOC122581986 gene encoding putative calcium-binding protein CML23 isoform X2 — translated: MNKSSNDYKRIFESFDEDRDGTVSPRELQHRVELIFHEEILVEDLEIVVESLLNGNNGQLGLEDFVRLMESDQKEEEKLEDLKKAFQMYEMDGTDCITPKSLNRMLNRLGESISVDECVGMINRFDLNGDGVLNFDEFRAMMV
- the LOC122593021 gene encoding E3 ubiquitin-protein ligase RMA1H1-like → MQTTHLNIFEKDNKSNEKEGESKDGIPGSFECNICLDTVQDPVVTFCGHLYCWHCIYRWIQRQETSPENQNTWCPVCKEEITEKTMVPLYGPNLVASNYGIEEKVPRGGLLIPPRPTTPRNRQRLGTSVRDGYQRLAPTPLAVLPAGGRSDHMNIDSVVVHSPIIGMVGEMICGKILGDLDSPLFGTPPNSYNNNLAAGGMGARRRTSQADRSLSRIFCLLFCCTIFCLVMFT
- the LOC122581986 gene encoding putative calcium-binding protein CML23 isoform X1, with the protein product MNKSSNDYKRIFESFDEDRDGTVSPRELQHRVELIFHEEILVEDLEIVVESLLNGNNGQLGLEDFVRLMESDQKEEEKLEDLKKAFQMYEMDGTDCITPKSLNRMLNRLGESISVDECVGMINRFDLNGDGVLNFDEFRAMMV